The Rosa rugosa chromosome 1, drRosRugo1.1, whole genome shotgun sequence genomic sequence ATATCAAAATTTAATGTGGTGGGTAAGTTGATATCGCTTTGGATAGTAAGGGAGACCCAACAAATTTGTCATTGTGGAAAATTGGGATGGTAGTTGAGGACTGAGTGTGACATAACTAACTTACTGGAAGCTGAGCATGGAATACAAAGTTCTGTGTGTGTTCTTATTATAGGAGCAAAGGGTAAATAATATTGTTGCAGTAGCTAGAGGACTTTGTAGTTTGTATTATACTGGTGGTTAGAGTCATTTACAGACCCAAAGTAAAAAGGGGACCCAAAATTAAGAGGGCAGTTAAGCAATATTAAATTGGTAACAAACCTACTTCCACTTTGGTTGAATGTGACGAGGCTGTGTCTTTTAGCTCCACTAGCTGTTTAGTACTTAGGTCACTTCACTTCTCATGATTTTTGTCCAAAAATTGGGAATGGAAAATGACTTAACAACCCACCAGGACCACTACAAATGCTAAATAGTACATTTATTTGTATCAACTAACTGTTTGCTAGGAAGGAAGAATTGGAGAACTTACCCGATTCTAGAACAAATCAGAAAGAAGGCTTCGAGTTTGGAGGATTGTAAATGGGAATGGATTCCCCGTGAAGCGAATAGGGCTGCTCACATTGCAGCTTCGCTTGCCAATGGGTCGGTGAGTCCTTTGAGATGGGCTACCCAGCCACCACCTTCCCTCACACTGGTTCTAAGGAATGATGGTCTCCCATGTCCTCCCATGGCAGAGGGGTGATCGGAACTGCTGTCGGTTCTTTTCTCCTCTTTCCTACTTCCTGGGCTGGATCTAGTGGGAGTTTAACCTTTATGTTTTTCGCTATGTACTTTTCTTGGCCTGTTAAGCTTTGCTGGGCCGTTGGGCTTGTCCCATAATGAAGTTGTttcattaaccaaaaaaaaaaaactgtttgctaggaatttttctaccatacAGATCGAAtccaatggaaaaaaaaaaagattaataccatgaaactgaaaataaaaaaacgatcgtttcaattttttttaattaatagaTAGGATATCATACCATTCTTAGTTTTAGATTTGTAGGACGAGGGTGAGAGTTGGAAGTATTCTATGACTAGGGCTGTTATAATAGGGATAATATTTTGATATTATTAACTGTTATCAAGTGAATAATCATTCTAATTCGAGAATTTAGAGTGTGTTTAATGCAATTTCACTACAACAAATTAAACTTATTAAGATTTAACGTTAGTGTCTACTTAGTTACGTTACAGAACTCCACATATCTTGAATCACATGCAAGTAGCATTGGTGGGATCTCTCGATCATAATTAGAAAATGCTTCCGTGAAATCCTAACTCCATGAATGAGTTTGTGCCATAGATGGAAGCAAACAATAGAACCACGACAACCACCAACGAACTTTTAAAAAACCGTTAGGAGAAGATTCAGTCAAAGGCTTGAGCTACCACTTTTCCCGCTCCAAAACTAACCGTACACCTCTTCACTGGAAATCAATTCAATTCCGTACCATTCTCTCTTCCTTTCTCCCTCAGTCACATTATAACTTCCACTCATTCTCTTTGTGACGAAGAATTAATCAATCTCTCGCCCATTTTCAGTTTCTGTAAGAATTGCTAGAACTAATTGAAGCTCCATCTTTCAGTAACCAAACCATAGCTAGAGATCGAGATTCATATTATGTTTTCTTGGGCATCTTCAAGAAGATCTTCAGGGGTTGTTTTGGGTGTTCAACGACTCGGCTCTCGCACATTGTTCAGTAAATCACAACCCTCATCATCGCCATCTTCGTCTTCTTCGATCAGCCCATCATGTGGTGGCAGTTTTGTCTGTAATAGTGAGTACAATCACAAGAGTAGATCAGGTTCCTCCAATAAGGGTGGtaaatttgatttgattcagAGGTCAGTTTCTTCAGGGGTTCTAATTCTCGGGTCAAGCATAGGCTATTCTTATTGGTCATCTTCTACCTTGGATCCAAACGCCTCTGTTTGTTTTGCTGATTCCAAAGAGGAGGCAGCTGCATGGGCAATCGAGCAGGACCCAGAACAATTCAAGTCCCTCTTTTCAAGTACAGTACCTTAATTGTTTCATTCAAAATTCATTTCTAAATTATGAGAGACGTGTACTAATAGATCTTGTTTCAGATACATTTAGGAGAAAGAAGTTCTTTACGTATGAAAAAAAGATAAGAGAGCGAAGTACCCCTGAAAAGGTATAATAATATGCATCGTTGAATAGAAGTTGTCTAAACGAAGGAACTTGCATGAGAAACATGCATGTTATCGTACATATATTCTACTCACACGCACTCTCTTGCTTCTTGTTTGTGTTTTTAGATTTTTAGTTACTTTGCATCAGTTCGAACCCCTAGCGGAGAGTGCTTTATGACTCCGGGGGACTTGATGCGAGCTGTTGTTCCTGTGTTTCCTCCCTATGATTCAAATCGGGTTCGAGAAGGCTCTTTAAGAGGGGAAAATGTTCCTGGAGAATTGCAATGTGCTCCTTCTAAATTCTTCATGCTTTTCGACACTGATGGTGATGGCCTCATTTCATTTCAAGAGTGAGTAGTATTCCAAATTAAATGTCCCCATTATATTACTTATCCTATTATATATTTTACACATACCTATGGCCTATCGCCCATCTGAATCCAATTCAAGGATCAAATGCAGCAGCATACTCATATAAAATCACATTCATCATGAATATTAGGTACATGTTTTTCGTCACTCTCCTCAGCATTCCTGAATCGAGTTTTACTGTGGCTTTTAAAATGTTCGATCTTGACAACAGTGGGTGAGTAACTTAAATATGGCATTTCAATTCGTCGATAGGAAATCCATTTCTAAAATCTTGGTTTCCAAGACAAGGTTGAAAAGTTTGATCTAACTTGTTACATGTATTAACAGAGACATTGATAAGGAAGAGTTTAACAGAGTTATGGCATTGATGCGAAATCACAACAATAAAATCAAGGACGGCCACAGGGTCAAAGTTGGTGTAGAAGAGGGAGGAATACTCGAGTACTTCTTCGGCAAAGACGGCAAAAAAGGCCTCAAGCATGAAAGATTTGTTCAGTTTTTCAGGGATTTACACGAGGAAGTACGTTAattctctctctgactctcccAGTCATTTTATGATTGCTATATCTCAGTCGGTTtgatcccttttttttcttcatgtaTTATTGAACTTGAAAGATGTTGCGCTTGGAGTTTGCTCATTATGACTACAAATCAAAAGGAACCATAACAGCTAAAGATTTTGCCTTGTCCTTGGTTGCATCTGCTGATCTCAGTGACTTATACAAGTTGCTTGATCGTGTTGACGATATTAACAACGCCCCACGTCTTAACAACATACAAATTACATACAAGGAATTTAAAGATTTTGCAGAGCTACGCAAGAATTTGCAGTCTTTCTCTTTGGCCATTTTCAGCTACGGCGAGGTTAATGGGGTTTTGACAAAATCAGATCTCCAGAGAGCAGCTTCCAAAGTACATTCTCACACACCAATCTATCTGTTCCTTCTGATTAGCTTCTTTCATGTGGATACTAACGATCAACTAATCGACACAGGTATGTGGCATCAATGTTACAGACAATGTGATGGACATAATCTTCCATGTATTTGATGCAAACGGTGATGGTGACCTAAGTGCGAATGAGTTTGTCAAAGTTTTACAGAACCGTGGAGGTGAACCTGTAGAGTCAGGCCTCAGGGGATTCCTAACTTGCTTCTTAAACTGTGCAACTAAAAGCTGCTCCTACGCTCAGACCTGATCACCCTGAAAAACCCATTCTCCTTAGACCTTAGCAATGCCATATATGGCTCTAATCTTGGGTTAAAAGTTGAAGGCTGTACGTACTCAGAATCTTTCTGCTGCGTGATTGAGATAGTATATAAATACCAGCAGGCTGATATTGCATATAGACCACTTATTTCAATTGCAGATTTACTTTGTCACATAGGTGATTGTAACCGTTTAGCTAAATCAGTCGAAACCTATGGTCTTTACAGATCATCTTCATCATTCATGTACAAATATTTTCTGATACTAGGATATATTAGTCTTATATAGTTCTTAATAAATGCAGTTCTTGTTCCCAAATCAAGTATGCTATGCTATTTGAATATATGTAACATTTCGATTTCAGCATCACTTACTCAGTTTATTTACACTCGAACATTTATCCGAAATGGCAAGCGGATCTTTGACAACTAAATAAGCATATATATCATCTCAGATACTCAGCATCATAAACAAGATAACAACGTCATTTGGAAAGACAAAAGAAACCTTGACATTAGTGATCCTCATTCTCTATTTACATTCAAAATCACATATGCATGTCATATACATATATGCAGTGGAAGCAGACCAAATCAAGGTGATCCAAAACACAAAAACTCTCTCCAAATCTAATATAGCAGGAGGCAACAGTAGTGTACGTTCATCTTCTTAGGCTTACCCGGCTCAAGTGCGTGGCAAGCACATCCCTAATCCTCTCGCCACTCTCATCCACCAGTCCTTCGAACACCTGAAGAAGCTCCTCCTCCCTCAAGCACCCCACATTGTCATCCGGCAGCGGCTCACTACACTTGATCAGAAAATTATTCAGCAGACAGCCAGTAACCACCACAAACGGCAAAAACTCCACACACTCTTC encodes the following:
- the LOC133709390 gene encoding calcium uptake protein, mitochondrial-like — protein: MFSWASSRRSSGVVLGVQRLGSRTLFSKSQPSSSPSSSSSISPSCGGSFVCNSEYNHKSRSGSSNKGGKFDLIQRSVSSGVLILGSSIGYSYWSSSTLDPNASVCFADSKEEAAAWAIEQDPEQFKSLFSNTFRRKKFFTYEKKIRERSTPEKIFSYFASVRTPSGECFMTPGDLMRAVVPVFPPYDSNRVREGSLRGENVPGELQCAPSKFFMLFDTDGDGLISFQEYMFFVTLLSIPESSFTVAFKMFDLDNSGDIDKEEFNRVMALMRNHNNKIKDGHRVKVGVEEGGILEYFFGKDGKKGLKHERFVQFFRDLHEEMLRLEFAHYDYKSKGTITAKDFALSLVASADLSDLYKLLDRVDDINNAPRLNNIQITYKEFKDFAELRKNLQSFSLAIFSYGEVNGVLTKSDLQRAASKVCGINVTDNVMDIIFHVFDANGDGDLSANEFVKVLQNRGGEPVESGLRGFLTCFLNCATKSCSYAQT